The following proteins come from a genomic window of Alnus glutinosa chromosome 10, dhAlnGlut1.1, whole genome shotgun sequence:
- the LOC133880172 gene encoding uncharacterized protein LOC133880172: MDLAPGCRVWRPCSLLHPTHHHHRHHHHHCHCHCLRFCTHHHHHHHHHHHHHHHHHNQFNGHHHVCPKITSSFPRNPESSGPVPLPNNLNYLRASGYEEARGSASPMLQEQAHEELEEEDDDDPVFVLTDEWREFFAKSEAKRKLEKKQAKKKGKK; encoded by the exons ATGGATCTTGCACCCGGATGCAGGGTTTGGAGACCGTGTTCTCTTCTTCATCccacccaccaccaccaccgccaccaccaccatcactgTCATTGCCATTGTTTACGCTTCTGTACgcaccatcaccatcaccatcaccatcaccatcaccatcaccaccaccaccacaaccAATTTAATGGTCACCACCATGTATGCCCCAAGATTACTTCTTCTTTCCCTCGAAACCCAGAATCTTCTGGTCCTGTTCCTCTTCCAAATAACTTGAACTACTTGAGGGCTTCTGGGTATGAAGAAGCTCGTGGTTCTGCCTCTCC GATGTTACAAGAGCAGGCCCATGAGGAGctagaagaggaagatgatgatgacCCAGTTTTTGTTCTGACTGATGAGTGGAGAGAGTTCTTTGCAAAATCTGAAGCGAAGAGGAAATTAG AGAAGAAGCAGGCTaagaagaaggggaaaaaataa